A window of Tautonia plasticadhaerens contains these coding sequences:
- a CDS encoding inositol monophosphatase family protein has protein sequence MAEDYRELRQAAERIAREAGELLLGHYGRVEAREKGPSDLVTEADLASQRLIAGRLAEAFPGHTLLAEEEGVTPDPDRPWRWIVDPLDGTVNFAHRYPIWTVSIGLEHRGMLVAGAIYAPLTGTMWSAGLGGGATVDGQPARVSTADRLRNCLISAAFPTRFGPDAPRQLALMGRYSDGTHSVRRSGSTAWNLAQLASGGCDVTFGTHVNPWDVAAGVLIVREAGGRVTGLDGGEYDLYRPEILASNGPVHDEAAQAAREAIAASAS, from the coding sequence TTGGCCGAAGACTATCGCGAGTTAAGGCAGGCCGCCGAGCGCATCGCCCGGGAGGCGGGCGAGTTGCTGCTCGGCCACTACGGCCGGGTCGAGGCGAGGGAGAAGGGGCCGAGCGACCTGGTCACCGAGGCCGACCTCGCTAGCCAGCGGCTGATCGCCGGCCGACTGGCCGAAGCCTTCCCCGGGCACACCCTGCTCGCGGAGGAGGAGGGGGTCACGCCCGACCCGGATCGCCCCTGGCGATGGATCGTCGACCCGCTCGACGGCACGGTCAACTTCGCCCACCGCTACCCGATCTGGACCGTCTCGATCGGCCTGGAGCATCGGGGGATGCTGGTCGCCGGGGCGATCTACGCCCCCTTGACCGGAACGATGTGGTCGGCCGGGCTCGGCGGCGGGGCGACCGTCGACGGCCAGCCCGCCCGGGTCAGCACCGCCGACAGGCTGCGGAACTGCCTCATCTCCGCCGCCTTCCCCACCCGATTCGGCCCGGACGCCCCCCGGCAGCTCGCGCTGATGGGCCGGTACTCCGACGGCACCCACTCGGTCCGGCGTTCGGGGTCGACCGCCTGGAACCTCGCCCAGCTCGCCTCGGGGGGCTGCGACGTGACCTTCGGCACCCACGTCAACCCCTGGGACGTGGCCGCCGGGGTGCTGATCGTGCGGGAGGCGGGGGGCCGCGTCACCGGCCTCGACGGCGGCGAGTACGACCTCTACCGCCCCGAGATCCTCGCCTCCAACGGCCCGGTCCACGACGAGGCCGCGCAGGCCGCCCGGGAGGCGATCGCCGCCTCGGCCTCCTGA